A single genomic interval of Mycolicibacterium sp. MU0053 harbors:
- a CDS encoding acyl-CoA dehydrogenase family protein, giving the protein MWDFGTDPEYQEKLDWVDEFIRSEVEPLDFLPLDPYDKWNPVVMAALRPLQQQVRDHGLWAAHLTPELGGQGYGQVKLALLNEILGRSRWAPSVFGCQAPDSGNAEILALFGTDDQRRRYLQPLLDGEISSCYSMTEPQGGSDPGLFVTRAERDGGSWVINGEKWFSSHARHASFFIVMAVTNPAARTRDKMSLFIVPAETPGIEIVRNVGVGSESADHGTHGYVRYTDVRVPLDHVLGGEGQAFAIAQTRLGGGRIHHAMRTIALARRAFDMMCERAVSRQTRQGPLANFQLTQEKIADSWIEIEQFRLLVLRTAWLIDKHHDYQLVRRDIAAVKVAMPGVLHAVVQRAMHLHGALGVSNEMPFVKMMVAAQSLAIADGPTEVHKLTLARRTLKEYEPVDTMFPSAHLPTRRAEAQARLAERLEIEAAEL; this is encoded by the coding sequence ATGTGGGATTTCGGAACCGACCCCGAGTACCAGGAAAAGCTCGATTGGGTCGACGAGTTCATCCGTTCCGAGGTCGAACCGCTGGACTTCCTGCCGCTGGACCCCTACGACAAATGGAACCCGGTGGTGATGGCCGCGCTGCGGCCGCTGCAGCAGCAGGTCCGCGACCACGGGTTGTGGGCGGCGCACCTGACCCCGGAATTAGGAGGGCAAGGCTACGGGCAGGTGAAGCTCGCTTTGCTCAACGAGATCCTGGGGCGTTCCCGGTGGGCGCCGTCGGTGTTCGGCTGCCAGGCGCCGGACTCGGGCAACGCCGAAATCCTGGCGCTGTTCGGCACCGACGATCAGCGGCGGCGCTACCTGCAACCGCTGCTCGACGGCGAGATCAGCTCCTGCTATTCGATGACCGAACCGCAGGGCGGCTCCGATCCGGGCCTGTTCGTCACCCGCGCCGAACGGGACGGCGGATCGTGGGTGATCAACGGCGAGAAGTGGTTTTCCTCCCACGCCCGCCATGCCAGCTTCTTCATCGTCATGGCCGTCACCAACCCGGCTGCGCGCACCCGCGACAAGATGTCCCTGTTCATCGTGCCGGCCGAAACCCCGGGCATCGAGATCGTCCGCAATGTCGGAGTCGGATCGGAATCCGCCGACCACGGCACCCACGGTTATGTGCGCTACACCGATGTCCGCGTGCCGCTGGACCATGTGCTCGGCGGTGAGGGCCAGGCCTTCGCGATTGCCCAGACCCGGCTCGGCGGCGGCCGGATCCACCACGCGATGCGCACCATCGCGTTGGCCCGCCGCGCCTTCGACATGATGTGCGAGCGCGCGGTGTCGCGGCAGACCCGACAGGGTCCGCTGGCGAACTTCCAACTGACGCAGGAGAAGATCGCCGACAGTTGGATCGAGATCGAGCAGTTCCGGTTGCTGGTGCTGCGCACCGCGTGGTTGATCGACAAGCATCACGACTATCAGTTGGTGCGGCGCGACATCGCCGCGGTGAAGGTCGCGATGCCGGGCGTGCTGCACGCCGTGGTGCAACGCGCGATGCATCTGCACGGCGCGCTCGGGGTCTCCAACGAGATGCCGTTCGTCAAGATGATGGTGGCCGCCCAGTCGCTGGCCATCGCCGACGGCCCCACCGAGGTGCACAAGCTGACGCTGGCGCGCCGAACCCTCAAGGAGTACGAGCCCGTCGACACCATGTTCCCGTCGGCGCACCTTCCGACCCGCCGCGCGGAGGCGCAGGCCCGGCTGGCCGAGCGCCTCGAGATCGAGGCCGCCGAACTGTAA
- a CDS encoding sulfite exporter TauE/SafE family protein, translated as MNALLLFVAGVAGGLTGSVAGLASVATYPALLAVGLPPVTANVTNTVSLVFNGVGSVLGSRPELKGQGPWLRKVWPMAAIGGAAGAFLLLYTPAESFERAVPILLGGSALAILLPRRPRSPEDKPRRRRQVQILEAIAILLIAIYGGYFGAAAGVLLLAVFLRAGGASLAHANASKNLLLGIANLVAAVVFAVLAPVAWAAVVPLGLGCLLGSRLGPVVVRHAPATPLRLLIGAAGLAVAIKIGLDTY; from the coding sequence ATGAATGCCCTCCTGCTGTTCGTCGCAGGCGTCGCCGGCGGCCTCACCGGAAGTGTCGCGGGGCTGGCGTCGGTGGCCACTTATCCCGCGCTGCTCGCCGTCGGATTGCCGCCGGTGACGGCCAACGTCACCAACACCGTCTCGCTCGTCTTCAACGGCGTCGGCTCGGTCCTGGGTTCGCGGCCGGAACTCAAAGGGCAAGGGCCGTGGCTGCGCAAAGTCTGGCCGATGGCCGCGATCGGTGGCGCGGCCGGCGCGTTCCTGCTGCTCTACACCCCCGCGGAGAGTTTCGAGCGGGCCGTGCCGATCCTGCTCGGCGGTTCGGCGCTGGCCATCCTGTTGCCTCGACGCCCGCGATCGCCCGAGGACAAGCCCCGACGTCGTCGGCAGGTGCAGATTCTTGAAGCCATTGCGATCCTGCTGATCGCAATCTATGGCGGCTATTTCGGCGCGGCGGCAGGAGTGCTGCTGTTGGCCGTTTTCCTGCGCGCCGGCGGGGCGAGCCTGGCGCACGCGAACGCGTCGAAGAACCTGCTACTGGGTATCGCCAATCTTGTCGCGGCAGTGGTGTTTGCGGTGCTGGCTCCGGTGGCGTGGGCCGCCGTCGTCCCGCTGGGCCTGGGTTGCCTGCTGGGGTCACGGCTGGGACCGGTGGTGGTGCGTCACGCCCCCGCCACTCCGCTGCGACTGCTGATCGGCGCCGCCGGCCTGGCCGTCGCCATCAAGATCGGCCTCGACACCTACTGA
- a CDS encoding DivIVA domain-containing protein: MSALLTAADVRDARFRKPRFGRRGYDEDQVDKLLEEVVARLEGRGTLTAAEVRETRLRKPPVGKRGYNEDEVEELLERIACTLEALRR; this comes from the coding sequence ATGAGCGCACTATTGACCGCCGCCGATGTCCGCGATGCCCGCTTCCGCAAGCCCCGATTCGGCCGCCGCGGCTACGACGAGGACCAGGTCGACAAGCTGCTCGAGGAGGTGGTCGCGCGCCTGGAGGGACGCGGCACGCTGACGGCCGCCGAGGTGCGCGAGACCCGGTTGCGAAAGCCGCCGGTGGGCAAGCGCGGCTACAACGAGGACGAGGTCGAAGAGCTGCTGGAGCGGATAGCGTGCACGCTGGAGGCTCTTCGCCGCTAG
- a CDS encoding MaoC family dehydratase: MRKFTSASDLVAAQGEELGTSDWVTITQDAVNLFADATGDHQWIHVDPEKAAAGPFGGTIAHGFMTLSLLPVLMHKIYSVEGIKLAINYGLNKVRFPAPVLVGAKVRGTSTLTKVEDLGDGALQLTVTTTVEIEGGSKPACVAESILRYIF, translated from the coding sequence ATGCGGAAGTTCACTTCGGCCTCAGATCTGGTTGCGGCCCAGGGCGAGGAACTCGGCACCAGCGACTGGGTGACCATCACGCAGGACGCGGTCAACCTGTTCGCTGACGCCACCGGCGACCATCAGTGGATCCACGTCGATCCGGAGAAGGCGGCCGCCGGACCGTTCGGTGGCACCATTGCGCACGGCTTCATGACGCTGTCGCTGTTGCCGGTGCTGATGCACAAGATCTACTCGGTGGAGGGCATCAAGCTCGCAATCAACTACGGGCTGAACAAGGTTCGCTTCCCGGCGCCGGTACTGGTGGGCGCCAAGGTGCGTGGTACCTCGACGCTGACCAAGGTCGAGGACCTCGGCGACGGCGCATTGCAGTTGACGGTGACCACGACCGTCGAGATCGAGGGCGGCAGCAAGCCCGCCTGCGTCGCGGAGAGCATCCTGCGCTACATCTTCTGA
- a CDS encoding acyl-CoA thioesterase, producing MSALRKVLELESVGADVWVGFGYGPAGKRAFGGQFLAQSLAAAAASLTDPAADVAPTSLHLQFLRTGEAVEPTEYTVERTHDGRTAMTRRVVARQAGKILTTATVSFSRPLPGPEHGNRGALPHDPAELDRTGPPGPAPGLPLDELDIRVADEGAGPEFVRRLWWRATVALPEDALLHACAMLFVTDVYMIDPALQVHGHSMRARTHRSGTTDAAVWFHRRVHADRWNLVESRSPAGARGRGVVTASLLGADGDICATLVQEGLIAERESSSTTTK from the coding sequence GTGAGCGCGCTGCGCAAAGTCCTGGAACTGGAATCTGTCGGCGCCGATGTGTGGGTGGGTTTCGGGTACGGTCCGGCGGGCAAGCGCGCATTCGGTGGGCAGTTTCTGGCGCAGTCGCTGGCCGCGGCGGCCGCCAGCCTGACCGACCCCGCCGCCGACGTCGCCCCGACCAGCCTGCATCTGCAGTTCCTGCGCACCGGCGAGGCCGTCGAACCCACCGAGTACACCGTGGAACGCACCCACGACGGACGGACCGCCATGACCCGCCGCGTGGTGGCGCGCCAAGCCGGCAAGATTCTCACCACCGCGACGGTGTCGTTCTCCCGGCCGCTGCCCGGTCCCGAGCACGGCAACCGCGGAGCACTGCCGCACGACCCCGCCGAACTCGATCGCACCGGGCCGCCGGGTCCCGCGCCGGGCCTGCCGCTCGACGAACTCGACATCCGGGTTGCCGACGAGGGTGCGGGACCGGAGTTCGTGCGCCGATTGTGGTGGCGTGCCACGGTGGCGCTGCCCGAGGACGCCCTGCTGCATGCCTGCGCGATGCTGTTCGTCACCGACGTCTACATGATCGACCCGGCGCTGCAGGTGCACGGCCATTCGATGCGGGCACGCACGCACCGCAGCGGCACCACTGACGCGGCGGTCTGGTTTCATCGACGTGTGCACGCGGACCGGTGGAACCTGGTGGAGTCGCGTTCGCCCGCCGGGGCACGGGGCCGCGGTGTCGTGACCGCCAGTCTGCTCGGGGCCGACGGCGACATCTGCGCGACGCTCGTTCAGGAAGGCCTGATCGCCGAGCGTGAAAGCTCAAGCACAACAACAAAGTAG
- a CDS encoding CoA transferase, with protein sequence MIGTSGSATPLAGVRIVEVSSFVAVPLAGMTLAQLGAEVIRVDPIGGAADYRRWPLTEDGESIYWAGLNKGKRSVAVDMRSPDGQELVARLVAESGPQGGILITNVAGREWHGYDALVARRPDLIHLEVSGRADGGTGVDYTVNAGLGFPLVTGPATESGPVNHVLPAWDVACGLYAALGIVSALRHRDATGAGSRIRLPLEDVALATAGNLGFLTEPMVTGSQRQRLGNSLYGQYGANFTSSDGISFMLVALTPRHFRDLAELTGTTKAVAALAEALDADFADEGQRYRHRDALTGLFSVWFADHTGEQVAAGLAGTSILWERYRTFAEASADPKVTQNPLFTVLNQPRIGEYLAPSLPLEFDGSRNPAVASPALGDDTESVLGEHLRISAEETARLRESGAVATSSDDMSRQ encoded by the coding sequence ATGATCGGAACGTCGGGTTCGGCCACCCCGCTGGCCGGGGTGCGGATCGTCGAGGTCTCGAGTTTCGTGGCGGTGCCGCTGGCCGGGATGACGCTGGCTCAGCTGGGCGCCGAGGTGATCCGGGTGGACCCCATCGGCGGCGCCGCCGACTACCGCCGGTGGCCGCTGACCGAGGACGGCGAGAGCATTTACTGGGCCGGCCTGAACAAGGGCAAGCGGTCGGTCGCGGTCGACATGCGCAGCCCCGACGGGCAGGAACTGGTGGCCCGGCTGGTCGCCGAGAGCGGGCCGCAGGGCGGGATCCTGATCACCAACGTCGCCGGGCGCGAGTGGCATGGATACGACGCGCTGGTCGCCCGGCGCCCCGACCTGATCCACCTGGAGGTCTCCGGTCGTGCCGACGGCGGCACCGGGGTGGACTACACCGTCAACGCCGGCCTCGGATTCCCGTTGGTCACCGGGCCGGCGACCGAGTCCGGGCCCGTCAACCACGTGCTGCCGGCCTGGGATGTGGCCTGCGGGTTGTACGCCGCGCTCGGCATCGTGAGTGCGCTGCGGCACCGCGACGCCACCGGCGCCGGCAGCCGCATCCGGTTGCCGTTGGAGGACGTCGCACTGGCCACCGCCGGAAACCTCGGTTTCCTGACCGAGCCCATGGTGACCGGATCGCAACGGCAGCGGCTCGGAAACTCGCTCTACGGCCAGTACGGCGCCAACTTCACCAGCAGCGACGGCATTTCGTTCATGCTGGTGGCGCTGACCCCCCGGCACTTCCGCGACCTCGCCGAGTTGACCGGAACCACCAAAGCCGTTGCCGCCCTTGCCGAGGCACTCGATGCCGACTTCGCCGACGAAGGGCAGCGATACCGGCACCGCGACGCGCTCACCGGTTTGTTCAGCGTCTGGTTTGCCGACCACACCGGCGAGCAGGTCGCCGCCGGACTGGCGGGCACGTCGATCCTGTGGGAGCGCTACCGCACCTTCGCCGAGGCCAGCGCGGATCCGAAGGTGACGCAGAACCCCTTGTTCACCGTGCTGAATCAGCCACGCATCGGGGAGTATCTGGCACCGAGCCTGCCGCTGGAGTTCGACGGCAGCCGGAACCCAGCCGTGGCGTCGCCCGCGCTCGGTGACGACACCGAATCGGTGCTCGGCGAACACCTGCGGATCTCGGCAGAGGAGACCGCCCGGTTGCGTGAAAGCGGCGCAGTAGCAACATCATCCGACGATATGAGTCGTCAGTGA
- a CDS encoding TetR/AcrR family transcriptional regulator: MRSRIDAAIERALDARQREAAEEVDRILSAALGVIERTGPAPPRVSDIVAAAGTSNAAFYRYFTGKDELLLAVMERGVNITAAYLSREMAAQDSPVAKIRAWVIGALGQVGEPRRTARSRAVLSQFSSVPDGQITAPMRDLLVGPLTDLGSADPARDADALFTTVSGVLRQHAAEQSEPGRDEIEQVVAFCLAAVDAGQVRR, translated from the coding sequence GTGAGGTCTCGGATTGACGCGGCGATTGAGCGGGCGCTGGATGCCCGTCAACGGGAGGCCGCCGAGGAGGTCGACCGGATCCTGTCGGCGGCGCTCGGCGTGATCGAGCGGACCGGCCCGGCGCCGCCCAGGGTCAGTGACATCGTCGCCGCGGCCGGTACCTCCAATGCCGCGTTCTACCGCTACTTCACCGGCAAGGACGAGTTGCTGCTCGCGGTGATGGAACGCGGCGTCAACATCACCGCGGCCTATCTGAGCCGGGAGATGGCCGCCCAGGACAGTCCGGTCGCCAAGATCCGGGCCTGGGTCATCGGGGCGCTCGGCCAGGTCGGCGAGCCCCGCCGCACCGCCCGCAGCCGCGCGGTGCTCAGCCAGTTCAGCTCGGTCCCGGACGGGCAGATCACCGCCCCGATGCGAGACCTGTTGGTCGGGCCGTTGACCGACCTGGGCTCCGCGGACCCGGCTCGCGACGCCGACGCGCTGTTCACGACGGTCAGCGGCGTGCTTCGCCAGCACGCGGCCGAGCAGTCCGAACCCGGACGCGACGAGATCGAGCAGGTGGTGGCGTTCTGCCTGGCCGCCGTCGACGCCGGGCAGGTGCGGCGGTGA
- a CDS encoding SDR family NAD(P)-dependent oxidoreductase — protein MTISPALLSLTGRVAVVTGGGAGIGRGIAEGLRAFGAEVAIWERNAETCRATAEAIGALGLTVDVRDGEQVDAALARTADELGTVSILVNNAGGVFHSPLLETTENGWDALYRSNLRHVLLCTQRVARALVAAEEPGSVINVTSIEGVRAAPGYAAYSAAKAGVINYTRTAALELAAHGIRVNALAPDITLTEGLAALAQQDHSARLAQIVPAGRAGHVDDLAGAAVFLASELASYITGQTLHVDGGTQAAGGWYHHPQSGDYVLGPS, from the coding sequence GTGACGATCAGTCCGGCGCTGCTGTCGCTGACCGGCCGGGTGGCCGTGGTCACCGGGGGTGGCGCCGGGATCGGTCGCGGGATCGCCGAGGGGTTGCGGGCGTTCGGCGCCGAGGTGGCGATCTGGGAACGCAATGCCGAAACCTGCCGGGCGACAGCCGAAGCCATCGGTGCGCTCGGGCTGACGGTCGATGTCCGCGACGGCGAGCAGGTGGATGCCGCGCTGGCGCGGACGGCCGACGAGCTGGGCACGGTGAGCATCCTGGTCAACAACGCCGGCGGGGTGTTCCACTCGCCGCTGTTGGAAACCACGGAAAACGGTTGGGATGCGCTCTACCGCAGCAACCTTCGCCACGTCCTGCTTTGCACGCAGCGGGTGGCCCGGGCACTGGTCGCCGCCGAGGAGCCGGGCAGCGTCATCAACGTCACCTCGATCGAAGGGGTGCGGGCCGCGCCGGGGTACGCCGCCTACTCGGCCGCCAAGGCGGGCGTCATCAACTACACCCGCACGGCCGCACTGGAGTTGGCCGCTCATGGCATCCGAGTAAACGCGCTGGCGCCCGACATCACGCTGACCGAGGGGCTGGCGGCGCTTGCCCAGCAGGACCATTCCGCGCGACTGGCGCAGATCGTGCCGGCCGGCCGCGCGGGCCACGTCGACGACCTGGCCGGTGCCGCGGTCTTCCTGGCCTCCGAACTGGCGAGCTACATCACGGGCCAGACGTTGCACGTCGACGGCGGCACCCAGGCTGCCGGCGGCTGGTACCACCACCCGCAGTCCGGTGACTACGTGTTGGGCCCCAGCTGA
- a CDS encoding metallophosphoesterase family protein has product MRLLLISDTHVPTRAKDLPAAVWAAVDRADVVVHAGDWMALELLDALEQRATRLVACWGNNDGPELRTRLPERADVTLAGLRFTVTHETGAAAGREARMARRYPDTDVLVFGHSHIPWDTTSATGLRLLNPGSPTDRRRQPYCTYMTATAADGTLSEVTLHRLP; this is encoded by the coding sequence ATGCGGCTGCTGCTGATCTCCGACACCCACGTCCCGACGCGGGCCAAGGACCTGCCGGCGGCGGTGTGGGCGGCGGTCGACCGCGCCGACGTCGTCGTCCACGCCGGCGACTGGATGGCCCTCGAACTGCTCGATGCGCTCGAGCAGCGCGCGACGCGGTTGGTCGCGTGCTGGGGCAACAACGACGGGCCGGAGTTGCGGACCCGGTTGCCGGAACGCGCGGATGTCACGCTGGCCGGGCTGCGGTTCACGGTGACCCACGAAACCGGCGCGGCCGCCGGGCGGGAGGCCCGCATGGCGCGGCGCTATCCCGACACCGATGTGCTGGTGTTCGGCCACAGCCACATTCCGTGGGACACCACCTCGGCCACCGGGTTGCGGCTGCTCAACCCCGGTTCGCCGACCGATCGGCGCCGACAGCCGTACTGCACCTACATGACGGCCACCGCGGCCGACGGCACGCTGTCCGAGGTGACCCTGCACCGCCTGCCCTGA
- a CDS encoding MarR family winged helix-turn-helix transcriptional regulator, producing MTTHSDLTADLFGTVGRFRRQVRRTAGRAFDTAGLTESQAELVRLIGRHPDISISAAAAELGLAANTASTLVSKLSGDGLVIRDVDPADRRVGRLRLSPEAQRIADDSRRARRAALAVAFDQLCDDEIDALTAGLAVLNKMTQLLDEGQPQ from the coding sequence GTGACCACCCACTCCGACCTGACGGCCGACCTGTTCGGGACGGTCGGCCGGTTCCGACGCCAGGTGCGGCGCACCGCCGGCCGCGCGTTCGACACCGCAGGCCTGACCGAATCCCAAGCCGAACTCGTGCGGCTGATCGGGCGGCACCCCGACATCTCGATCAGCGCCGCGGCGGCCGAACTCGGTTTGGCCGCCAACACGGCCTCGACGCTGGTGTCCAAGCTCTCCGGTGACGGCCTGGTGATCCGCGACGTGGATCCGGCCGACCGCCGGGTGGGCCGGTTGCGGCTCAGCCCCGAGGCGCAGCGGATCGCCGACGACTCCCGTCGGGCGCGACGTGCGGCCCTCGCGGTCGCCTTCGATCAGCTCTGCGACGACGAGATCGACGCACTCACAGCAGGATTGGCGGTATTGAACAAGATGACCCAGCTGCTCGACGAAGGACAGCCGCAATGA